One window of the Shewanella cyperi genome contains the following:
- a CDS encoding methyl-accepting chemotaxis protein — translation MRNNQPVNQQEVKLTDEDILLSITDLKGRIRYANPDFNRICGFNSEELLGQPHNIIRHPDMPEVAFAMLWDRLKQGRPWMGIVKNRCKNGGFYWVNAYVSPVFKDGRVVELQSVRRRAGAGKQARAAELYRQLKSGAKPKIIRDQSPGFMARLQWFMLLMLCLTAGAFWLSPYLLPLCALLGWGGLKLLLAPFAQLNQSAKAIIHDPVARHIYTQRRDEIGNIRLAMEFITAETTSVAGRMADAASSLANDSDVLLHSIQQASSRANGQSQETTQAAAAVEELTASFTEVSQQIQRVARDVDSSKQAVQQGHTQLETVIQSIEGLNLEVGNFASVVAEIEQDSIAINEVLEVIRGIAEQTNLLALNAAIEAARAGESGRGFAVVADEVRNLSGRTGESTGQIETIVRKFQHSTARAAQTLRAGQAKANEAVSQVQGVEAVFGGFVHTMGQINAMTEQSAIAMGEQSLAATEISDALQAISELAAEGYGQSQVDEARGESMYSLARESRHLSQQFWQQCMQRNRKQAS, via the coding sequence ATGCGAAATAACCAACCGGTCAATCAGCAGGAAGTCAAACTCACGGATGAGGATATTCTATTATCTATAACGGATCTCAAGGGTCGGATCCGCTATGCCAACCCGGATTTCAATCGTATCTGCGGCTTCAACTCTGAGGAACTGCTTGGGCAGCCGCACAACATTATCCGTCATCCGGACATGCCGGAGGTGGCCTTTGCCATGCTGTGGGACAGGTTGAAGCAGGGGCGACCCTGGATGGGCATAGTGAAAAACCGCTGCAAGAATGGCGGCTTTTACTGGGTCAATGCCTATGTTTCTCCGGTATTCAAGGATGGCCGGGTGGTTGAGTTGCAGTCGGTGCGGCGCCGGGCGGGTGCAGGCAAGCAGGCCAGAGCTGCAGAACTCTATCGCCAGCTCAAGTCAGGCGCCAAGCCAAAGATAATCCGCGATCAAAGTCCGGGATTCATGGCCAGATTGCAGTGGTTTATGTTGTTGATGCTTTGCCTGACGGCGGGGGCATTCTGGCTGTCTCCCTATCTGTTGCCCCTGTGTGCCCTCTTAGGTTGGGGTGGGCTCAAGCTGTTGTTGGCGCCCTTTGCCCAACTGAACCAAAGCGCCAAAGCCATCATCCATGATCCTGTTGCCCGCCATATCTACACCCAGAGGCGGGACGAAATAGGCAATATCCGCCTGGCGATGGAGTTCATTACCGCCGAAACCACCAGTGTTGCCGGCCGTATGGCCGATGCGGCAAGCTCCCTGGCCAATGACAGTGATGTGTTGCTCCACTCTATTCAGCAGGCCTCGTCCCGCGCCAATGGCCAGAGCCAGGAAACCACCCAGGCCGCGGCAGCGGTGGAAGAGTTGACCGCCAGCTTCACCGAAGTCAGTCAGCAAATACAGCGAGTGGCCAGGGATGTGGACAGCAGCAAGCAGGCGGTGCAACAGGGCCATACCCAGCTTGAGACTGTGATCCAATCCATTGAGGGGCTGAACCTTGAGGTGGGCAATTTTGCTTCTGTGGTTGCCGAAATCGAACAGGACAGCATTGCCATCAATGAGGTGCTGGAGGTTATCAGGGGCATTGCCGAGCAAACCAATTTGCTGGCGCTCAATGCCGCCATAGAAGCTGCCCGGGCCGGTGAATCGGGTCGCGGCTTTGCCGTGGTGGCCGATGAGGTGCGTAATCTGTCCGGTCGCACCGGGGAGTCCACCGGCCAGATTGAAACCATAGTGCGCAAGTTCCAGCACAGTACCGCCAGGGCAGCCCAGACCCTGAGGGCCGGCCAGGCCAAGGCCAATGAGGCCGTATCCCAGGTGCAAGGGGTGGAGGCGGTGTTCGGCGGTTTTGTGCATACCATGGGGCAAATCAACGCCATGACAGAGCAAAGTGCGATTGCCATGGGGGAGCAGAGTCTGGCGGCGACAGAGATAAGCGACGCTTTGCAGGCCATCAGCGAACTGGCGGCAGAGGGCTATGGTCAATCCCAGGTTGATGAAGCGCGGGGTGAAAGCATGTATTCCCTCGCCCGTGAAAGCCGACACCTGTCGCAGCAGTTCTGGCAGCAATGTATGCAGCGAAACCGGAAACAGGCGTCCTGA
- a CDS encoding M28 family metallopeptidase encodes MKFLINSSLLSCLLALSGPALAAEPFTLDDAAYRRHVQTLASDEFEGRAPLSLGEQLTLDYLQQEFKRLGLAPAFGDSFLQSVPMAKITADQSMGLKVGELNFANGTDFTARTQQVVPRVELKDSELVFAGYGIKAPEYGWDDYAGVDVKGKTVIVLVNDPGFATQDPALFKGNAMTYYGRWTYKYEEGARQGAKAVFIVHEDAPAAYGWGVVKNSNTNTKFTLVDQDNNQSQIGVMGWLQYAAARQILAGAGLELEALKQEALKPGFKARSLGLKANLVLNNQIERAESHNVAAILKGSERPDEALVMHGHWDHLGVAEEAGKKEILNGAVDNASGVAGVLELARYFKELEGADRPKRSIIFSAFTAEETGLIGAQYFAEHPPVPTAKLVSFLNIDGMNMDKGVDYILRYGDGVSELESYLSDAAKAQGRSVKPDPRAQNGLMFRSDHFALAQQGVPGLLFMSLGDTDPDYIAHKYHKGADDYSPAWSLEGVSQDLSLISSILNRLANNNDWPKWLEESDFKKRRARDGR; translated from the coding sequence GTGAAATTCCTGATTAACAGCTCGTTATTATCCTGTTTGCTTGCCCTGTCCGGCCCGGCCCTGGCTGCCGAGCCCTTCACTCTCGACGATGCCGCCTACCGCCGCCATGTACAAACCCTGGCCAGTGATGAATTTGAGGGCAGGGCGCCCCTGTCCCTCGGCGAGCAACTGACCCTGGATTACCTGCAGCAGGAATTCAAACGCCTGGGGTTGGCGCCGGCCTTTGGCGACAGTTTTCTGCAAAGCGTGCCCATGGCCAAGATCACTGCCGATCAGTCCATGGGTCTTAAGGTGGGCGAACTGAACTTTGCCAATGGCACCGACTTTACCGCCCGCACCCAGCAAGTGGTGCCCAGAGTGGAGCTAAAGGACAGCGAACTGGTGTTTGCCGGTTACGGCATCAAGGCACCGGAATATGGCTGGGATGACTATGCCGGGGTGGATGTGAAAGGCAAGACTGTGATTGTACTGGTAAACGACCCCGGCTTCGCCACCCAGGACCCGGCCCTGTTCAAGGGCAACGCCATGACCTACTACGGCCGCTGGACCTACAAATACGAAGAGGGCGCCCGCCAGGGAGCCAAGGCGGTGTTTATTGTCCATGAGGATGCACCGGCCGCCTATGGCTGGGGAGTGGTGAAAAACTCCAACACCAATACCAAGTTCACCCTGGTGGACCAGGACAACAACCAAAGCCAGATAGGGGTGATGGGCTGGTTGCAGTATGCTGCCGCCAGGCAAATTCTGGCCGGGGCAGGGCTGGAACTGGAGGCGCTCAAGCAAGAGGCTCTCAAACCCGGGTTCAAGGCCCGGTCCCTGGGCCTCAAGGCCAATCTGGTGCTGAATAATCAAATTGAGCGGGCCGAGTCCCACAACGTGGCCGCCATACTCAAGGGCAGCGAGCGCCCCGATGAGGCTCTGGTGATGCACGGCCATTGGGATCATCTCGGCGTTGCCGAAGAAGCGGGTAAAAAAGAGATACTCAACGGCGCGGTCGACAACGCCAGCGGTGTCGCCGGGGTGCTGGAGCTGGCCCGTTATTTCAAGGAGCTTGAAGGCGCCGACAGGCCCAAGCGCAGCATCATCTTCAGCGCCTTTACCGCCGAGGAAACCGGCCTTATCGGCGCCCAGTATTTTGCCGAGCATCCACCGGTGCCGACGGCCAAGCTGGTGTCCTTCCTCAATATCGATGGCATGAACATGGACAAGGGCGTGGACTACATACTGCGCTACGGTGACGGGGTGTCCGAGCTGGAGTCTTACCTCAGTGATGCAGCCAAGGCCCAGGGCCGCTCGGTCAAACCCGATCCCCGGGCCCAAAACGGCCTGATGTTCCGTTCGGATCACTTTGCCCTGGCCCAGCAGGGCGTGCCAGGCCTGCTGTTTATGAGCCTGGGGGACACGGATCCCGACTACATAGCCCACAAGTACCACAAGGGGGCGGATGATTACTCGCCTGCCTGGTCACTGGAGGGCGTGTCCCAGGACCTGAGCCTTATCAGCAGCATTCTGAACCGTCTTGCCAATAACAACGACTGGCCCAAGTGGCTGGAAGAGTCGGACTTCAAGAAACGCCGGGCCCGGGACGGTCGCTGA